The Xenopus laevis strain J_2021 chromosome 7S, Xenopus_laevis_v10.1, whole genome shotgun sequence genome includes a window with the following:
- the LOC121396043 gene encoding uncharacterized protein LOC121396043, translating to MMKNETVHEQDVLIWLRRQCSVLSPLVRLFDEEGFWTGGYKVQVKLHVEHNIQSHLPNSFFIGKTRGVCFYVGQPRLCYKCGSNRHYVMKCNVQKCALCGETGHPSKECVQAIKCNLCMKSGHAYRSCPEAWGNIQRACPNLAQEMSTPMPGENLPQTETRREERTEGVRETARGPQTEVRGKEAEKDGRKRDTGKSEGNKKTKVLMSHEKGRGRDEWKVVGSKSKKKVKENKCPDVITIETENRFVLPGGKSWGELAEEEEARIEETPEKRKGLPFVISSRKKSKREEI from the coding sequence ATGATGAAGAATGAGACGGTACATGAGCAGGATGTCCTCATATGGCTCAGGCGCCAGTGCTCTGTCTTATCCCCCCTGGTGCGACTGTTTGATGAGGAGGGTTTCTGGACGGGGGGATATAAAGTCCAAGTTAAACTGCATGTAGAGCACAATATTCAGAGTCATCTCCCAAATTCgtttttcattgggaaaacaaGGGGTGTCTGCTTCTATGTGGGTCAGCCCAGACTATGCTATAAATGTGGGTCCAACAGGCATTATGTcatgaaatgtaatgtacagaaatGTGCTTTGTGTGGGGAGACTGGGCACCCGAGCAAAGAATGTGTCCAGGCAATAAAGTGTAACCTGTGCATGAAGTCAGGCCATGCTTATAGATCATGCCCCGAAGCCTGGGGCAACATTCAGCGAGCTTGTCCCAATTTGGCACAGGAGATGAGCACCCCAATGCCAGGGGAGAACCTGCCACAGACTGAGACAAGGAGGGAGGAGAGAACAGAAGGGGTAAGAGAAACAGCTAGAGGGCCCCAAACAGAGGTGAGAGGGAAGGAGGCAGAGaaagatggaaggaagagagacacagggaagagtgaagggaataaaaagacaaaggtaCTGATGTCCCATGAGAAGGGGAGAGGAAGGGATGAGTGGAAAGTGGTGGGCAGCAAATCAAAGAAGAAAGTTAAAGAGAATAAGTGCCCTGATGTAATTaccattgaaactgaaaataggtttgttttgccagggGGGAAATCATGGGGGGAattggcagaggaagaagaggcgagAATAGAGGAAACACCTGAGAAAAGGAAAGGTCTCCCTTTCGTTATTTCCAGTAGGAAAAAGAGTAAGAGGGAAGAGATTTAA